Within the Methanobrevibacter thaueri genome, the region GCCTTGTGAAAAGCGCTGCAGCACTAGTTCTTGGATTTAAGGCTCTGGATCCTGAAATCAATATTGCAGGAGTAATCCTAAACAAGGTAAAAAACAAGGCACATTATGAAAAGACCAAAAGGTCAATTGAAGAGATAACAAAAACCGAAGTAATCGGCGGAATTGTGCGTGACGACAACATTTCAATTGAACAGAGGCATCTGGGCCTTGTTCCTGCACGTGAAAGGGAAACCTCAATCAAGTTCATTGACATCTGGTCAAAAACCATTAAAGAATCGATTGATTTGGACAGACTGGTTGAAATAGCAAAATCTGCGCCTAAAATAACATCTGAAACCATTCCTATTTGGAACAAGTTAAACAAGGAACCTGTCAAAATCGGTGTTGCATATGATGAGGTGTTTAACTTCTACTATAAAGAGAACATTGAGGCTTTAGAGGCCAATAACGCTAAAATCGAATATTTCTCACCCCTAAGTGATGAAAATCTCCCTGATGTAGACGGACTGTATATCGGTGGAGGATATCCCGAATTATTCTCGAAAGAGTTATCCGCAAACACTCAAATGCTTAAGGACATCAAACAGTTCCACAATGAAGAAAGACCTATTTTTGCAGAATGCGGAGGCCTGATGTACCTTATGAATTCCATTCATGATGACAAGGTGGTTGACATTTATCCGTACAAGGCCGTTTTGACAGACCGTGTGCAGGCACTCAAATACACAATAGCTGAAGTGCAGGAGGACAACATCATCTCCAAAAAGGGAGAGGTGTTCCACGGGCATGAATTCCACTACTCAAAGGTCATTGTTGATGAACTGAAAAATCCATTGGCATTTAAAGTGACCAGAGGAAAAGGATCATACGAGCTTCAGGACGGTTTTATGGAGAAAAACACTCTTGCAAGCTATGTTCACACTCACGTTGCTGCAATGCCTAACTTTGGAGGAAATCTGACTATTTCAGCTAGGGAACTTTGAGATTAATGAAGGATGAAGTAGACTTTTTCAATCCGATGATATTGGTCGTCGGAATACTCGCATTTCTCGCAATGGGCTACATTGGCTCATTCAACTACAGGTTTGAAGATCCCCTAAAGCTGGAAGTGATACTGACAGTTGCCCTTGCATGCATCGTGTTCATTGTTGGCTATTTAATTTCAGCAAAGAAAGTGAATCCTAAAAATTCATCTGATTTTGATTTTTTAGGCGAGAAACTGCTATTGTCCCTGACAATTATCGCCCTAATATTGCAAACATTGAATCTGGTCCTTTTAGGAGGCATCCCTCTTTTTGACAGCACTCTAAAGGCAAATGCAACAACAAACATCTGGAGAGTCGCATACCCCCTATTCCTAATCATGGTCAATCTGCTTCTGGCAAAGCACTACAGCAGGAAATACCTTATTCTTGTCCTTGCGGGAGGGCTGATTTTCGGCCTTAACGGTTACAGAACATCAGTTTTGGGAATCTTGGGAAGCTCATTCATAACTCTCTATTACCTGGACAAGGTTTCAAGGAAAATGGGAATTGCCTTTATTGCGCTAATCGTAGCCGGATTGATGGCCGTAGGATACATTGCATCACAGTCAATCGCAACACAGCACTGGACACTCAACCCATTGGAACTGATATTCTACCGTGCGGCATTCACCCTGGAAGTCCTTGAAAAGATAATTCCGTTGGCAGGAACAACAAACGGCAAGATACTGTCGATGATTTTCTCATCAGGAAGCCCAAGAACATTCATAGGAAATTATGTGCTTCACTATGACGTCTGCCTGACATCAACACTGTTCGGACCCGTCATGCTAGATTTCGGCCATATCGGCTTAACAATTCAAATGCTGTTTATGGGAGTGTTCCTCGGCATTCTAAACAAACTAAAAAAAGGATTCGGAATCGGAATCTATTCCATCATCTTGACCCATACAATTATCTGGATTGAAACCGGCCCTACAGACATCATGGTCTGGTTTTTATACCTGATAGGACTATTTTACATTACAATATCCTTTAAAAAAAAATAGAGTGAAATGAGAAGTTAATCTCATTTGCTTGAAACCACAATTAACCTATACAAAGATTAATAAAATCAATATGATTAATGAAATGAAGAATATGAATGTTCCTTTTACAATGAAATCGGAATTCCTATCGGCATATAATGATAAACCGTAGGATAAGAGTAAAGCAACAAGCATTTCAATTAATCCTGTTATACCTGAGTCCATTCCCAACAATCTGCCGGCAATGAATGAAATTAGATATGAAACAACCACTACAACCAAAATCATTACGATAGGGTTTTTAATAAGGGTAAAGAACAATGAATTGGAACCAAAACCGCTATTTCTGGAATCATAATTATATAGGCTGGTTTGGGAGTAATGGTCTCTTGAAGGAGCGCGAATCCTATCGAGCAATCCTGAAGCGAATGGTGTGTGATCCTCATCAACCTGCCTGTATAAGGTGTTCTTATATACATGAGGATTTGCATCCCTTCTCTGCATTATATACTCCATATCAGAGGCGTCATAAGTGTATTCAGGGTATTCGTCTTCAATGTATTGTGACGCACCGCCATCATAAGGGGTATTGTCCAATGTTGTCTGGTTGGTTCTGTCCTGATACTTGCGGGCAAGCTCAAGCAGACCGTCCCGGTCAACCAATTTAATGTTTTTCCTTAAAGCATAGTTTTTAGCCTGTTCGGAAAAATAAGATGATGAGACGATAAGCACCTTAGAAGCTTTAAGGCTTGTCTGGAT harbors:
- a CDS encoding oligosaccharide repeat unit polymerase family protein, which produces MKDEVDFFNPMILVVGILAFLAMGYIGSFNYRFEDPLKLEVILTVALACIVFIVGYLISAKKVNPKNSSDFDFLGEKLLLSLTIIALILQTLNLVLLGGIPLFDSTLKANATTNIWRVAYPLFLIMVNLLLAKHYSRKYLILVLAGGLIFGLNGYRTSVLGILGSSFITLYYLDKVSRKMGIAFIALIVAGLMAVGYIASQSIATQHWTLNPLELIFYRAAFTLEVLEKIIPLAGTTNGKILSMIFSSGSPRTFIGNYVLHYDVCLTSTLFGPVMLDFGHIGLTIQMLFMGVFLGILNKLKKGFGIGIYSIILTHTIIWIETGPTDIMVWFLYLIGLFYITISFKKK
- a CDS encoding restriction endonuclease; this encodes MEKPQLINFVAKVMEDSGFKVYKNFKTSQKVIDIYAILPTTIGDFGVVVACKNYDKEFQIGVDVLREMEDIQTSLKASKVLIVSSSYFSEQAKNYALRKNIKLVDRDGLLELARKYQDRTNQTTLDNTPYDGGASQYIEDEYPEYTYDASDMEYIMQRRDANPHVYKNTLYRQVDEDHTPFASGLLDRIRAPSRDHYSQTSLYNYDSRNSGFGSNSLFFTLIKNPIVMILVVVVVSYLISFIAGRLLGMDSGITGLIEMLVALLLSYGLSLYADRNSDFIVKGTFIFFISLIILILLIFV
- the cfbB gene encoding Ni-sirohydrochlorin a,c-diamide synthase, which produces MRIILAGTGSAVGKTTIATGIMKALSEKYNVQPFKAGPDYIDPSYHTLATGNTSRNLDSFFMKPGQIRDSFLKGMEGKDIAVIEGVRGLYEGIDSINDIGSTSSIAKALDAPVILIINSRSLVKSAAALVLGFKALDPEINIAGVILNKVKNKAHYEKTKRSIEEITKTEVIGGIVRDDNISIEQRHLGLVPARERETSIKFIDIWSKTIKESIDLDRLVEIAKSAPKITSETIPIWNKLNKEPVKIGVAYDEVFNFYYKENIEALEANNAKIEYFSPLSDENLPDVDGLYIGGGYPELFSKELSANTQMLKDIKQFHNEERPIFAECGGLMYLMNSIHDDKVVDIYPYKAVLTDRVQALKYTIAEVQEDNIISKKGEVFHGHEFHYSKVIVDELKNPLAFKVTRGKGSYELQDGFMEKNTLASYVHTHVAAMPNFGGNLTISAREL